Part of the Polyangiaceae bacterium genome is shown below.
GTCTTGATCTTCACGGTGATCGCGGCGTCTGCATCGTTCGGCGGCGGGACGGACTCGATGGTCGAGCCGACGTTGAGGTTTGTCATGCGGTACCTTGCTGGGACAAACTGGCGGGCGGCGCGATGGGTCGATCGTATGTGTTCAAACGAGGTGCCGGCATCGTCGTCGAGGGAGGGTAGTCCGAGCGTGTGACAGGGTGATGACAGTGGGAGTGCGGGGTTGTGCAAGGTCGCCTTGTACCGCCGAGCATCACTGCTCGCGCCCGTTCGCCGAGGTCTCGGACCGCCCTGCATGACCGTTCGCGCCCGTGCGCCGAGGTCTTGGGCCGCACTACATGACCGTTCGCGCCCGTGCGCCGAGGTCTTGGGCCGCCCTGCACGACCGCTTGCGCCCGTGCGCCGAGGTCTTGGGCCGCGCTACATCACCGCTTGCGCCCGTGCGCCGAGGTCTTGGGCCGCGCTACATGACCGTTCGCGCCCGTGTGCCGGGGTCATGGGCCGCGCTACATGACCGTTCGCGCCCGTACGCCGGGGTCTTGGTGCTGATTGCACGACCGATATGAAGGAGGCGGGGGGATCTTGGTGCCGATTGCGCGACCTTTGGAGGCCGGGTCGCGCCATTCAAGCGCCCTAGCTTTGGCCTTCGGCATTCGGCTCGGGCGTTTCGGGTCCTTCTGCGACGACGCCTTCGACTTGTTCCTCACCTGTATTGGGATCCACGTCGGGGACGTTGCGGCGGGAGCGTATATAGTTACTGATGGCTTCGTTTTGCGCGAGAATGGGGGCGAGCAATGCGGCGCGTTTTTGGGCGTCATCGCCGTCGGGGGCGTCGTATGTGCCCATGATCTTGGCCACGATGCGATAAAGGTAATTCTGACCGACGTCGCGCGCGGCTTTCACCTGGCCAAACTCGAGCGTATCGGTCGATTTGAGAAGCTCGTCGTATTGCGCAGTCAGCTTCTTGATGCGGGCCACGTTGACGGATAGGCCCAGCTTTTGAACCAGCGGGTCGAGGCTCCCGTCGAGTTTTTGGAGGAGTGCGACAACGGCGACGAGCTGTTCGGGATAAGATTTCGCAGTAATGGCGTGGACGCCATTGGGGAAAGCTTCATGAAGGAAAAACTCGACCTCTTCGACGAGGTCTTTTTCGTCGTCATCGGCGCCTTTGATGATTGCCTCGGCGCCGTCGCGCAGACCGGAGAGCGCTCGATCGATTTGGCCGTCGAGTTTTTGGAGGGCATTTTGCGCTTTGAGCTGCTTGGCGGATGTCTTTCCGCCTCGGCGTATGAGCTGCCAACGCTGTTCGAGGGTATACGTATGTCCATCGGCTTCGATGGCTTTTGCGACGAGCAGCTCGACGACGGTAGCGTCCATCTTTTTGGCAATCGCGATGACGCGATGGAACGTATACAACCGGCGACCGGTCGAGAATTGATTCAGCCGAATGAGCGCGGAGAAGGTAGGATCCATGTTGGGAATCTTTCTCGGTCGGCGTACGGCGTCAAGGAGAAAATGGCGGTGCGTCAGGAGCGAATGCCGAGCAGGGCGAGTGCATCGGCCCAGAGGGGCCACAGGGTGCGATAGGGGTGCGTGGCGAGCATGACGCCGCCATTGGGGAGACGGCGGACGTGGAAGGGGGCGTGGGTTTCGATGAAGCGGATGTGTTCGCGGGACGTTACACCGACTTCGATTGTCGCGGGCGGATGTACTTCCCCTTCGATGAGGTGATGGCGCGCCGCTGGTTCAACGGATTGCCATTCCGTATCCGGGACAGCGCTTGTCTCCAGCGCATCGAGCAGCGACGTAGGAGGCGTATTCAGTGTGGCAAGCACTTGCTCGCGCGTGATCTCACCCCGGCGTGGGATCGATATCGTCGCTCCAGCGGGTGCCGCAGCGACGCGTTCGCGTAGCACATCGATGGGCAGCCCGAGATCGAGATCCAGATTGAAATCTGATTGCGTCTTGTCGTGCAGAAGGATCCACGACAAGGCCAGATCGCGCGCAACATAGCCGTCAGCATGGTACGTCGCGCCCATGTCGAGTGGAGGTTCCCAGGTCGACCAGCTCCTGCATCCGCCCGTCGTAATGGCCGCATCGGACGTGCAAATGCGCAGGAGAATGTCCTCCATATCGATCATGGCGATATGGCATGCGATGGCGGCTTCGACGCCCAATTGGCGCACGCGATGCTTTCTTGCAGCGCGTATTTGCTGCGGAAACAGAGCGCCTATCCTCCAGAACGAACCGTCAATCGGACCTCTTACGCGGCCGGGCATTACGTCGTTCCACACGGATATCCCAAATTCGAGCGAGCGGCCAGAGGTGGAGCGAACGTCGACGAACGCCGACGCGTACCCGTTCACGAGGAATTCGGCGCGCAGCATGTTCAAAGCATCCGGCGCCGAAACGTCTCGTCCCATTACGTGACAACTTGTTGGTGGCGTTGCCAACGCTCGTACAGCCGCCACAAGCGCATCGATTCGTTTCGAGTCCGCACACCACGCGAAGAAGTGTGACGAGTTGCTTTCTGCAGGGTTCCGGTTGTCGACAGCGGTCATAGCTCTACCACGCGTACGAAAAGGTTTGGCCTACCCGGCATCGTCACGGTCTTGCCCGCGCCGTTGCGGAGATAGCCATCCTTGACAGTATAGTTGTCTTTGAGCTTTGCGCCGGCTGGTTTGATGAGCTGAACGCGCTTGATCTCCCCGGTGAGATTTTCTTCGACGACCTTCTTCATTGCATTTTCAAGCTGACTTACAGCGTGGAGCGCGTCTACGCTTCCTGTCTCGATGCCTTTGGCCTCGCTGAGCACGATACCGCCTTCCGGCGAAACCGAGACAAAATCGGGCGCCCTTGAGACGCCGGGCTCGTGTGCATTTCTTGGTATGTTGAGTACGTCCCTCACGCCGTCATCTCCGACCCCTAGCATCTTGTGTCCCTTGTCCTTCATCAAGTAAAGCGCCGCCTTTTTCTCGAAGTCGTTCGCCAAAGGCTTCGCCGAGCCCGAAAGCCCTTTGTAAGTCTTCAACCGTGCGACATGTAGCGCCTCGGCAACCTCATCCGTCAGGCTCACAATCCCCGCTGCCGCAAGCTTGCCCTCCGTCGAGATCGCCGCGCTCGATACCCCCTTCCAAACCTTGACGATCTTCCCGACGCCAAACCCAACGCCCGACAAGATTCGCTCTTCCGTGCTGAGCACTCGCCCCGACGGCAAACACCATTCTTTGCCCGTGACGGCTTCGCATATATCCAATGCTGGCCCTGCGAACGGCACGAATCCAATCCCGATACGCGTCGCCCCATGCACGATCGTCTGCATCACGTCTTTGAAGTCGTGCGCCCCTTCCGAAATGGCCGACATGCCCGCCGCAAACGCTCGTACCGTATCGAAAAACGGATTCGACACTTCCGGCGCCCACGAATTCGCCAACTCATTGAGCCTATCCTTCAGTTGCTCGGCCTGGTCGGCATAGAAGTTTTTCAGCACGCCATCGACGTTGGCCTTTACGTCCGGCGGTACGTTGGCATCGTGCAGCCAACCCGCCTGGTCCATGAATTGCTGCAGGTACGTCGTCACCTTGTTCTGCGCATTGAGAAACGCATTCACCTCCGCCTGCGATACGCTCATGCGCGCCTTGATCGCTTTTTCGAGCGCCGCTTGATTGGACCGCCACGCGCGCACTTCCGCCACGAAGCTTGCTCGGCCAATCACCACGCCGCCGGAGACGTAGTCTTTCAGCGATGCAATCACCGCGTCGGCATAATCCGCATAAGGATCCTTGCCCGCATCGAATGCACCCGGCACATCCGAAATGTCGGGCACGTCGACCCACGGAATGTCGTTCGGTCCGATCCCGTAATTCGATGGATCGTCGGGGCTATAGCCGCTTTGCCGCGCGTCCCCCGTCAGAAAGTCCGATACCGCATTCGCTTGGTCGCCGAAGTTCGAGATGAGGCTCGCCAATTCCTTCTGCAAGTCGAGAATGCTTTGCTTCAGGTCCGCCAGGACTTGCTTCAATGCTTCGCGGGTGGCTTCGTCGAGGATGTACGAATGTCGCCACAAGATGTCGTCCAGGTCTTCGGCGGTGATTTCGTCGAGCGGCCGCGTGAGCAAATCGGCAATCTCGGTTTCGAGCGACTGGAGAACATTGAGACGAACGGCGAGGTCCGCGATGGTGTCGGCATTTGCAATGAGCCATTTGCGTTCGTTGGCGATTTCCTCTTCCAGAATGGAAATGTCCATGGCCAGTTGCGGATTGATTTCCTCGAGCTGCATGTCGAGCTGCGTGCTGCCCGAAAATGCGGTGCCGTCGCGACGCACAACGAAAAGTGGTTTCTCGATGCCCAGAGGGACGGATACGAGATTGACGACATTGTTATGCTTAGTGCACCAATTATTTCCGCCCAGAGTCGAGGCTCGAAAGCCGACCTCGTTGGCTCCCATTCGCAAGAGCACTGAATCGAATCCAGCCTCGGCCAAATTGCTCTCGAATCCGTTCGGAAGAACGGTATACGCACCAGGTACCGAATACGTGGGCAGTGGTGTCCGGTTTACGTCGAAGAATGGTTCGCCTTCGACAATCGCCGCGGGGGCGCACGAGGGATCTTCAGACGTCAACAACCGCTGAATGCTGTACGGCGTTCCCGCCATGGCATGCGACGGCAAGACCAGCCCAAGCAAGAGCCCTACGAATGTAAAAAAGCGTTTCATGTTCCCTCCGTGCTGCGAAGCAATTCGTCGTGCGCCAATGCCGCGCCCTTGATGTCCCCCGCGTCCAATTTCTTCTGCACCCGCGTTATCACCGCCGTGTCAATGCCCTGATTTTTCATGACCACAAGCCCCTGAGCAATCTCGGCGGGCAGCGTCTTCTTCAGGTATGTCGTCGCGTCCTTCAACTTCGGCCGCATCGATGCGCATCCCGCTTCTCGCCAGCTCGATGTAGCGGTATTGCACAATGGCGCCATTTGCAAAAGCGCCGCGAATTCGTCATACCGTTTGGCAAGGTACGGGAGTCCCAGCTTGCCGCTCGTCGACATGGCCACAGCTATCGCATCGACACGCACCTGCGCCGCGTTTGCAAAATTCGTCGACGCTTTCGCCAGCAATGCATTGGCGATCGTCATGCGTGCCGGCGACGGCGCGTCCGCGAGCAATTGCAGCGCCTGCCTGCGCATGCTCACGCCCAGCAAAAGGCCCTTCGCCGTCGCGTCGCTCCGCGCCACGCGCTGCTGCGCATACCCGAGCATCGCGTGAATCGACCGCAAGGCCCCCGAGGTCATGTCGGGCACCACTGCCCCATGTGAGCTCATGAAGTCGACATGCGGTGAAATCGCTTCGCGTGACGTTTTCTCGAATTGCAGAATCTGCGCGGAGAGCTTCATCCCCGCGACGAGCAATTCATTCGGCTTGGCGCTCGCCGTATGCGCCGCATCCACGATGGCGGTTTCCACGCCGTCCAGCTCCGCGAGCGTCGCATTCGACGCATCCTTGGCAAGCGTCACATACGCCGTGGTATCGGTCGATTCCGTCGCTCGATACGCAACAAAATCGTCCACGAGCGCTTTGTATTGCGTAGCAAACGGCCCCGCATCGACCTTTGCCGCGTCGATGATGGCCTGCACGTCGCCCATCGTTTGCTTATCCGCCGTTATCTCGGCTTTCAAGGGATCCGTTTCTTTGGCACCCTTGTCGAGCAGCGTCTTTTGAATGCGCGTTTTCGGGTCGGCCGATTTGTCGGCGATGAGCTTTTCTTGCAATCGCCTCGCTTGCTCGAGGTCTCGACCCAGCCTTCCCGCCAAACTTGCATGGTACGATTCCGCATTACGTTGCGTTGCCCGCAAGTAATTCAGGACCTCCTCTACCACGTCAATATATGCGTCCACCATCATGGGGCTCGAAACCCACTCGTCGAGCGGTGTACCATCGGCCCGCTCGACCCACATTTCAATGGGCTCAGCTCCATTTGCAGCGGCTCGCTCCCAGGCAGCGCTTGGCCCCGATGCGGACGACACGCAATGCGTGCGCGAATCGATGGGCGATGCGCATATCTCCCACCTCACTTCGTCATCGCTCGCGCCGAATAAGAAACACCCCGGCACAGCCATTCCCATGGCCACGACGAGGCCCAATGCGCCCCATGCATTCGTTCGCTTCATGTTTTGCCCCTCGTGTGATTGATTGCCGTCCCCAGGCCATATCGTAACGGAACCATTGCAAAGTCCCTTCGGAGTCGACGGGCGAACGCCAGGCAATACCTTGCCAATCCTTTCGTTCGAAAGGCGCACGTTCCTTTACCCCTGCTTCGAGAATATGCGGGTCGGACAACCCAACCGTGAACGCTTATGCGCGCCTCGAAATGCGCAGGCAAGAAAAACCATCCACACGCACGGACCGACTATGTCCTACCTTGTGGATTGTCCGTCGAGGGTGAACGTCGGCTGTGATTCAATCCACCGACTGCATACGAATTGCGTCGGATGGCTGCCCGGGTCTTGCGCGATGCACGTGCGTGTGTCTACGGCGCGCACCGACGAGGATGCGGCCCAAGATCTGCCGCTGGGCGTCTCTTCGTGCTCGCGGTTCAGCCAGCAGAGCAGGTGGTCTCGCCGCAACCGGAGGGTCCAGTTGCCGCTGTTTGGGGAGGTATTCGAGAAAGACGTTGCAGAACCGACGCACGCACGACGCAAGCCATGGGCGAGGCTGCTCAGACACGTACTTGCTGTGGATGTGAACGTGTGCCCCGCGTGTGCTGGCCCAATGAAATGGCGCCAAGTTGCGCTGACGAGGAAATGCGATGGCGACCTGCACGTTCGGCGAACAGCGATGATGCGTCGTCTTCAAACCGTGGGAACGAATACGCCACGTCGGGCTTGGGACGAGCCAGTGCGAGGACGCAGCACCGAAATTGGCGGTTTTTTCATCCTATGCGCGCGTCGAATTTTCGTGACCCGCGGTTTCACGCGTGACGCGTCTTCGAAAACCCAAGGCCCTGTAGACGCGTCAATGGCAACATTTCGAGGCTATTTTTCCTGGGCACAGCCCGCAGAGGATTCGGGCGACGAGGACGAAGAAGAGGACGGGTGATCGCGCTGGGCGGCTGAACGAAGCGAGGTCCCGCCCGATCAAAATGCCGGCGTCACCACCTGATCCATGCCGCTCTTTCCAGGCACGTTCGGCCCCGTTTGCCAGGTCGTGTCGTCCACCAGCACCTTGAATTCGAAATCGCTCCCGAGCTCGGTCGTGACGAACGCCCATTCCCCCGGCACCGTACGGCGCATGGGAAAACCCGCGCTCCAGGAGAGCGGCGCCGTGTCTCCGCGCAAGCTGATGAAATGGTTCGCCCCCGGATCGGCCTTCGCCGTGATGCGCGTCGAGGTCACCACATCGCCGGGCGCGACTTCGAAGCGGGCAAAAATCCCCGGATGATCGGAGACGGCCTCGGCGCCGAGGAAAACTTTTTCCACCGCAACTGGGCGGAGCTTCGCCGCGCGGTGAATCATGATGTGATCGATGCCCGTCGGGTCGAGCCCCGCGTCGGCGACGACATAACCCATGGCAGGAAAAGCCGCGTGCGTCGCGCTGCCCTCCACGTCGTTGAAATCGCCGGCCACGATGGCCGAAAAAGAAGGCGCCGTGTCGACGAGCGCCGCGGCGGCGACCTCGCGCGCTTGTCCTTCCCGCGCGGCGGTCTCGAAGACCTCGAAATGGACGCTCGTCACGCGCAGGCCGAAAAGCTCGGGCGAAAGCGTCGAGGAGAGGGCGACCCTGCGCAATGCGCCCTGGACCGCATGCTGGAGCTCTGCCGGGCTCGACGAAACGCCCCGCACGAGCAAGCCCACGCCCTCATTGGCCTGATCCGGGGTGCCTTCCCATGCAACGTGCGCGAAAGCCCAGGACGAGGTCCAGGTCGACGACGTCGCCTGCTCGAGCGCGGCGCGCAGCATATCGATCGCTTTTTCCCCGGGCCGCTCGCAAGCCTCTTGCAAGGCGAGCACGGCGATGTCGCGGTCCGCGGCGAGCTTCGCGATGGCCGCGAATCGCTCGGCGTTCGTCGCGTACACCGTCCCGTCGAGGCGCAGGCAATGCAGGTTGAGCGAGAGCATGGAGAGGCCACTTTGGGATCCACCGCCGCCTTGGCCGCCTTGGCCGCCGCCGCTCGACGTGCTCGACGTGCTCGATGCGCTCGATGCGCTCGAGACGCCCCCAGCGCTGTCGCTTCCGGTGCCCGAACCGCCGCCGCCCGAGGACGTGCCCACGGCGGGATCGCCGCTGCACGCGGCGAACATCAAAAACGTCAAAACCGGGAAGCAGAGACGACACCGGGAATTTTGCATGGCGCATTCTGTGTCGGGACGAGGGGCGGCGTCAAAGCGGACGCGCGCGCTTCACGACGTCAATCACGAATTTCGCCGAACTTTTTCGTCGACCGCAAGGGCGCGAAGAGCGGACTGTGGTCGATCCACAAGAGATCAAAAAGGCCATCACGAGCGCAAGTTGCAAGCAACGTGAGCGCCTTCGATTCGAGGCCCACGAGCATGCACAGATCGATACAT
Proteins encoded:
- a CDS encoding endonuclease/exonuclease/phosphatase family protein, giving the protein MQNSRCRLCFPVLTFLMFAACSGDPAVGTSSGGGGSGTGSDSAGGVSSASSASSTSSTSSGGGQGGQGGGGSQSGLSMLSLNLHCLRLDGTVYATNAERFAAIAKLAADRDIAVLALQEACERPGEKAIDMLRAALEQATSSTWTSSWAFAHVAWEGTPDQANEGVGLLVRGVSSSPAELQHAVQGALRRVALSSTLSPELFGLRVTSVHFEVFETAAREGQAREVAAAALVDTAPSFSAIVAGDFNDVEGSATHAAFPAMGYVVADAGLDPTGIDHIMIHRAAKLRPVAVEKVFLGAEAVSDHPGIFARFEVAPGDVVTSTRITAKADPGANHFISLRGDTAPLSWSAGFPMRRTVPGEWAFVTTELGSDFEFKVLVDDTTWQTGPNVPGKSGMDQVVTPAF